From the genome of Glycine max cultivar Williams 82 chromosome 2, Glycine_max_v4.0, whole genome shotgun sequence, one region includes:
- the LOC100804818 gene encoding apyrase 1: MLKRSGRPPPPTPESLTDKIYHLRGAFLMVAVPLLLVTLVLYAMPSASSSESVEDYALTHRKVGNERSTSFAVIFDAGSSGSRVHVFRFDRNLDLVHIGKDLELFVQIKPGLSAYAQNPRQAAESLISLLDKAESVVPREFRPKTPVRVGATAGLRALEGDASGRILQAVRDLLKQRSTLKSEPDAVTVLDGTQEGAFQWVTINYLLGKLGKDFSETVGVVDLGGGSVQMAYAISETDAAKAPKLSVGEDPYVKEMFLRGRKYYLYVHSYLGYGLLAARAKILEVSDDSGNPCILNGFNGSYIYGGKSVKASSAPSGASLNECKNIAFQALKVNESKCTHMKCTFGGIWNGGGGDGQKNLFVASFFFDRAAEAGFANPNLPVVKVRPVDFEAAAKQACKTKLEDAKSTYQRVEEGNLPYLCMDLLYQYTLLVVGFGLDPWQQITLVKKVKYHDAFVEAAWPLGSAIEAVSST; encoded by the exons ATGCTGAAACGCTCCGGCCGGCCCCCGCCGCCGACGCCGGAGTCGCTCACCGACAAGATCTACCACCTCCGGGGTGCGTTTCTGATGGTGGCGGTGCCGCTCCTCCTCGTCACGCTCGTGCTCTACGCCATGCCTTCCGCCTCCTCCAGCGAGTCCGTGGAGGACTACGCCCTCACGCACCGCAAGGTCGGCAACGAACGATCCACCTCCTTCGCCGTCATCTTCGACGCCGGCAGCTCCGGTAGCCGCGTCCACGTCTTCCGCTTCGATCGGAACTTGGATCTCGTCCACATCGGGAAGGACCTCGAGCTTTTCGTTCAG ATTAAACCTGGTTTGAGTGCTTATGCTCAGAATCCACGACAGGCAGCTGAATCTTTGATTTCTCTATTGGATAAAGCAGAGAGTGTTGTTCCTCGGGAATTTCGGCCAAAGACACCCGTTAGAGTTGGG GCAACTGCAGGTTTGAGGGCTTTGGAAGGAGATGCTTCTGGCAGGATATTGCAAGCG GTCCGGGATTTGCTTAAGCAAAGAAGCACTCTAAAATCTGAGCCTGATGCGGTAACAGTGCTGGATGGAACACAAGAAGGTGCTTTTCAATGG gtGACTATTAATTATCTACTGGGAAAATTGGGAAAAGATTTTTCAGAGACTGTTGGGGTAGTTGATCTTGGAGGTGGATCTGTTCAGATGGCATATGCCATCTCAGAGACAGATGCTGCCAAGGCTCCAAAATTATCAGTTGGAGAGGACCCATATGTCAAGGAGATGTTCCTAAGGGGAAGAAAATATTACCTCTATGTTCACAG TTACTTGGGCTATGGTTTACTAGCAGCTCGTGCAAAGATTTTAGAGGTTTCGGATGATTCTGGAAACCCTTGCATCTTAAATGGCTTTAATG GATCTTACATTTATGGAGGAAAATCGGTCAAGGCTTCATCCGCCCCTTCTGGTGCAAGCTTGAATGAATGCAAAAACATAGCTTTCCAGGCTCTCAAAGTTAATGAGTCAAAATGTACACATATGAAGTGCACTTTTGGTGGGATATGGAATGGTGGGGGGGGTGATGGACAGAAAAACCTTTTTGTTGCCTCATTTTTCTTTGACCGGGCAGCTgag GCTGGTTTTGCCAATCCAAATTTACCCGTTGTGAAGGTTCGTCCCGTGGATTTTGAGGCTGCAGCTAAGCAagcttgtaaaacaaaacttgaAGATGCCAAATCCACTTATCAACGTGTTGAGGAAGGGAACCTTCCATATTTATGCATGGATCTCTTATACCAGTATACATTGCTTGTTGTTGGATTTG GCCTAGATCCATGGCAACAGATTACATTAGTGAAGAAAGTTAAATATCACGATGCTTTTGTTGAAGCTGCATGGCCCCTAGGCAGCGCCATAGAAGCTGTATCATCTACATAA
- the LOC100806421 gene encoding NAC domain-containing protein 2, producing the protein MGTPQSNNLPPGFRFHPTDEELILHYLRKKVASIPLPVSIIAEVDIYKFDPWELPAKAEFGEKEWYFFSPRDRKYPNGARPNRAAASGYWKATGTDKNIVASLPGGGVREHFGVKKALVFYKGRPPKGVKTNWIMHEYRFVDTNRPIRIKDTSMRLDDWVLCRIYKKTKHAVSPTTEAASSTLQVINEQLDQAEEEEQIKDNLLPILKNNTTLVPPQQTTLLMSQKSLSFSNLLDATDYSMLSTILSENNHSNNYLTPSEALFNNCENLDQEITPQNYYYNNNTNSYLFQKNPSHMENMARPKRHLSNMDHEDNMILYPSKKYQSSSCNFPNSNPQWNFMFKQPLMSPQYLPFQ; encoded by the exons ATGGGAACCCCACAATCCAATAACTTGCCACCAGGTTTTAGGTTCCACCCTACAGATGAAGAGCTCATTCTTCACTACCTAAGGAAGAAGGTTGCCTCTATTCCTTTGCCAGTTTCCATCATAGCTGAGGTTGATATCTACAAGTTTGATCCATGGGAGCTACCAG CTAAGGCCGAGTTTGGGGAGAAAGAGTGGTACTTCTTCAGTCCTAGAGACCGGAAGTACCCAAATGGAGCAAGGCCAAACAGGGCAGCAGCTTCAGGGTATTGGAAGGCCACAGGCACTGATAAGAACATAGTGGCATCACTGCCAGGAGGAGGGGTTAGAGAGCACTTTGGTGTGAAGAAGGCTTTGGTGTTCTACAAAGGAAGACCCCCAAAGGGTGTCAAGACCAATTGGATCATGCATGAATATCGCTTTGTTGACACCAATAGACCCATTAGGATCAAAGACACCTCCATGAGG ttGGATGACTGGGTTCTATGCCGGATATACAAGAAGACCAAACATGCTGTATCTCCAACCACAGAGGCAGCATCATCAACACTGCAAGTGATCAATGAGCAATTAGATCAAGCAGAAGAAGAGGAGCAAATCAAAGACAACCTTTTACCAATTTTGAAGAACAACACTACTCTTGTCCCTCCTCAACAAACCACACTGCTCATGTCTCAGAAATCTTTATCCTTTTCCAACCTCTTGGATGCCACAGATTACTCCATGCTCAGCACCATCTTATCTGAGAATAACCACTCCAATAATTACCTTACTCCAAGTGAAGCCTTATTCAATAATTGTGAGAATCTGGATCAGGAAATTACCCCCCAAAATTACTActacaacaacaacaccaaTAGCTACTTGTTTCAGAAGAACCCTTCCCACATGGAAAACATGGCTAGGCCAAAACGCCACCTTTCAAACATGGATCATGAGGACAACATGATATTATACCCTTCAAAGAAATATCAAAGTTCCTCTTGCAATTTTCCTAACTCTAATCCACAATGGAACTTCATGTTCAAGCAGCCACTCATGAGTCCTCAATATCTTCCATTTCAGTGA